The proteins below come from a single Eptesicus fuscus isolate TK198812 chromosome 5, DD_ASM_mEF_20220401, whole genome shotgun sequence genomic window:
- the BMP4 gene encoding bone morphogenetic protein 4 isoform X2, with protein sequence MQEGRAGGREGRSAEPGPEARSHSVVPSRATRGSSSSEPFQQVCSRVAVKNHGLLLYALFSVILLGGASHASLIPETGKKKVAEIQSHAGGRRSGQSHELLRDFEATLLQMFGLRRRPQPSKSAVIPEYMRDLYRLQSGEEEEEEQSHSIALEYPERPASRANTVRSFHHEEHLENIPGTSENSAFRFLFNLSSIPENEVISSAELRLFREQVDQGPDWEQGFHRINIYEVMKPPADLVSGHLITRLLDTRLVHHNVTRWETFDVSPAVLRWTQEKQPNYGLAIEVTHLHQTRTHQGQHVRISRSLPQGSGDWAQLRPLLVTFGHDGRGHVLTRRRRAKRSPKHHPQRARKKNKNCRRHSLYVDFSDVGWNDWIVAPPGYQAFYCHGDCPFPLADHLNSTNHAIVQTLVNSVNSSIPKACCVPTELSAISMLYLDEYDKVVLKNYQEMVVEGCGCR encoded by the exons atgcaagagggcagagcaggagggcgggagggaaggaGTGCGGAGCCCGGCCCGGAAGCTAG GAGCCATTCCGTAGTGCCATCCAGAGCAACGCGCGGCAGCAGCTCTTCTGAGCCTTTCCAGCAAGTTTGTTCCAGAGTGGCTGTCAAGAATCATGGACTGTTATTATATGCCTTGTTTTCTGTCA TCCTGCTAGGAGGCGCGAGCCATGCTAGTTTGATACCTGAGACGGGGAAGAAAAAAGTCGCCGAGATTCAGAGCCACGCGGGAGGACGCCGCTCAGGGCAGAGCCATGAGCTCCTGCGGGACTTCGAGGCTACCCTTCTGCAGATGTTCGGGCTGCGCCGCCGCCCGCAGCCTAGCAAGAGCGCCGTCATCCCGGAGTACATGCGGGATCTTTACCGGCTCCagtctggggaggaggaggaggaagagcagagcCACAGCATCGCTCTGGAGTACCCTGAGCGCCCCGCTAGTCGGGCCAACACCGTGAGGAGCTTCCACCACGAAG AACATCTGGAGAACATCCCAGGGACCAGCGAAAACTCTGCTTTTCGTTTCCTCTTTAACCTCAGCAGCATCCCTGAGAACGAGGTGATCTCGTCCGCAGAACTTCGACTTTTCCGGGAGCAGGTGGACCAGGGCCCTGATTGGGAGCAGGGCTTCCACAGAATAAACATTTATGAGGTTATGAAGCCCCCGGCAGACCTGGTGTCCGGGCACCTCATCACACGACTACTGGACACGAGACTGGTCCACCACAATGTGACACGGTGGGAAACGTTTGATGTGAGCCCTGCAGTCCTTCGCTGGACCCAGGAGAAGCAGCCAAACTATGGGCTGGCCATTGAGGTGACTCACCTCCATCAGACACGGACCCACCAGGGCCAGCATGTCAGGATTAGCCGATCGTTACCTCAAGGGAGTGGGGATTGGGCCCAGCTCCGGCCACTCCTGGTCACCTTTGGCCATGATGGCCGGGGACATGTCTTGACCCGACGGAGAAGGGCCAAGCGTAGCCCCAAGCATCACCCACAGCGGGCCCGGAAGAAGAATAAGAACTGCCGACGCCACTCGCTCTATGTGGACTTCAGTGATGTGGGCTGGAATGACTGGATTGTGGCCCCACCAGGCTACCAGGCCTTCTACTGCCACGGGGACTGCCCCTTTCCACTGGCTGACCACCTCAACTCAACCAACCATGCCATTGTGCAGACCCTGGTCAACTCTGTCAATTCCAGCATCCCCAAAGCCTGTTGTGTTCCCACTGAACTGAGTGCCATCTCCATGCTGTACCTGGATGAGTATGACAAGGTGGTACTGAAAAATTATCAGGAGATGGTAGTAGAGGGATGTGGGTGCCGCTGA
- the BMP4 gene encoding bone morphogenetic protein 4 isoform X1 yields MIPGNRMLMVVLLCQVLLGGASHASLIPETGKKKVAEIQSHAGGRRSGQSHELLRDFEATLLQMFGLRRRPQPSKSAVIPEYMRDLYRLQSGEEEEEEQSHSIALEYPERPASRANTVRSFHHEEHLENIPGTSENSAFRFLFNLSSIPENEVISSAELRLFREQVDQGPDWEQGFHRINIYEVMKPPADLVSGHLITRLLDTRLVHHNVTRWETFDVSPAVLRWTQEKQPNYGLAIEVTHLHQTRTHQGQHVRISRSLPQGSGDWAQLRPLLVTFGHDGRGHVLTRRRRAKRSPKHHPQRARKKNKNCRRHSLYVDFSDVGWNDWIVAPPGYQAFYCHGDCPFPLADHLNSTNHAIVQTLVNSVNSSIPKACCVPTELSAISMLYLDEYDKVVLKNYQEMVVEGCGCR; encoded by the exons ATGATTCCTGGTAACCGAATGCTGATGGTCGTTTTATTATGCCAAGTCCTGCTAGGAGGCGCGAGCCATGCTAGTTTGATACCTGAGACGGGGAAGAAAAAAGTCGCCGAGATTCAGAGCCACGCGGGAGGACGCCGCTCAGGGCAGAGCCATGAGCTCCTGCGGGACTTCGAGGCTACCCTTCTGCAGATGTTCGGGCTGCGCCGCCGCCCGCAGCCTAGCAAGAGCGCCGTCATCCCGGAGTACATGCGGGATCTTTACCGGCTCCagtctggggaggaggaggaggaagagcagagcCACAGCATCGCTCTGGAGTACCCTGAGCGCCCCGCTAGTCGGGCCAACACCGTGAGGAGCTTCCACCACGAAG AACATCTGGAGAACATCCCAGGGACCAGCGAAAACTCTGCTTTTCGTTTCCTCTTTAACCTCAGCAGCATCCCTGAGAACGAGGTGATCTCGTCCGCAGAACTTCGACTTTTCCGGGAGCAGGTGGACCAGGGCCCTGATTGGGAGCAGGGCTTCCACAGAATAAACATTTATGAGGTTATGAAGCCCCCGGCAGACCTGGTGTCCGGGCACCTCATCACACGACTACTGGACACGAGACTGGTCCACCACAATGTGACACGGTGGGAAACGTTTGATGTGAGCCCTGCAGTCCTTCGCTGGACCCAGGAGAAGCAGCCAAACTATGGGCTGGCCATTGAGGTGACTCACCTCCATCAGACACGGACCCACCAGGGCCAGCATGTCAGGATTAGCCGATCGTTACCTCAAGGGAGTGGGGATTGGGCCCAGCTCCGGCCACTCCTGGTCACCTTTGGCCATGATGGCCGGGGACATGTCTTGACCCGACGGAGAAGGGCCAAGCGTAGCCCCAAGCATCACCCACAGCGGGCCCGGAAGAAGAATAAGAACTGCCGACGCCACTCGCTCTATGTGGACTTCAGTGATGTGGGCTGGAATGACTGGATTGTGGCCCCACCAGGCTACCAGGCCTTCTACTGCCACGGGGACTGCCCCTTTCCACTGGCTGACCACCTCAACTCAACCAACCATGCCATTGTGCAGACCCTGGTCAACTCTGTCAATTCCAGCATCCCCAAAGCCTGTTGTGTTCCCACTGAACTGAGTGCCATCTCCATGCTGTACCTGGATGAGTATGACAAGGTGGTACTGAAAAATTATCAGGAGATGGTAGTAGAGGGATGTGGGTGCCGCTGA